A stretch of Anas acuta chromosome 3, bAnaAcu1.1, whole genome shotgun sequence DNA encodes these proteins:
- the LOC137853978 gene encoding sulfotransferase 6B1-like isoform X1, which produces MEKPRKKFIDVVDKAMVAASTMDRDELLFSYKGILYPVTVCSPEVFKAMESLEARSDDVILAGYPKSGTNWVGQILSDLVATFEKKTQGEESVNAEDLEEFPYLEVGDAGKFERMNKLPSRRVIFTHLLPDNLPRSIFKSKAKILLLIRNPKDVATSFYHFSNGMSLLPSYETWDDFFIAFMTEKSTVYSFMIILFYLVPWGSYFNYLSEWNKYAADENVMTITYEELKENRALGVKNIAAFFGISLTEEELQGVVERSSFQSMKENSVKTHGALGSILFRKGGVSDWKSLFNEDQNEKMDKAFEEHIAGTKLGMKLKYDVYCKA; this is translated from the exons ATGGAAAAGCCCAGGAAGAAATTTATTGATGTGGTAGATAAGGCAATGGTTGCTGCTAGCACAATGGATCGTGATGAACTGCTTTTTTCTTACAAGGGGATTCTCTACCCTGTTACTGTTTGCAGTCCCGAAGTGTTTAAAGCTATGGAGTCCCTTGAAGCCAGAAGTGATGATGTCATTTTAGCAGGATACCCTAAATCTG gTACAAACTGGGTGGGTCAGATCTTAAGTGATCTGGTAGccacatttgaaaagaaaacgCAGGGTGAAGAAAGTGTTAATGCTGAAGACCTAGAAGAATTCCCCTACCTTGAAGTTGGAGATGCTGGGAAATTTGAG CGAATGAACAAGTTACCTTCTCGAAGAGTTATATTTACTCATCTCCTTCCTGACAATCTTCCCAGGTCTATCTTCAAAAGTAAAGCCAAG atATTGCTGTTGATTCGCAATCCAAAAGATGTGGCTAcatctttttatcatttttccaATGGCAtgtctcttcttccttcctatGAGACCTGGGACGATTTCTTCATAGCTTTCATGACAGAGAAAAGTACAGTATATTCTTTTAT gattattttgttttatttagtgcCCTGGGGATCCTACTTTAATTATCTTTCTGAATGGAACAAGTATGCTGCTGATGAAAATGTTATGACAATAACTTATGAAGAACTAAAAGAG AATCGGGCCCTGGGAGTGAAAAATATCGCTGCTTTCTTTGGGATTTCTCTGACTGAGGAAGAGCTTCAGGGTGTGGTGGAGAGGAGCAGCTTCCAGTCCATGAAGGAGAACTCAGTGAAGACCCACGGGGCGCTGGGCAGCATTCTCTTTCGCAAAG GTGGTGTAAGTGACTGGAAGAGTCTTTTCAATGAAGATCAGAATGAGAAAATGGACAAAGCATTTGAAGAACATATAGCAGGAACTAAACTGGGGATGAAGTTAAAGTATGACGTGTACTGCAAAGCCTGA
- the LOC137853979 gene encoding sulfotransferase 6B1-like, protein MSRNRERVIEAVESCFSENEKTSPEDMLFTYKGILYPTAFSSPETLEALKSLEIRSDDVILAGYPKTGTNWLEEMVRELESADAKYTEEEMKERINAEKELQMFPRLEFGDPGIYERMKKLPSRRIISTHLHPHLLPFSILQGKAKVLVLLRNPKDTAVSYYHFYNNMPVLPSFASWDEYFTAFMNGKLTWGSYFDQLVEWNQYIDHEKIMMISYEELKENPILGMKKIAAFFEFSLDEEDFHRIAKKTSFQAMKEKSKETHGKFGDILFRKGIVGSWRDLFSKAQNEEMDRKFEDSIGRTKLAAKIKYNVYCKA, encoded by the exons ATGAGCAGAAATAGAGAAAGAGTCATTGAAGCAGTGGAAAGTTGCttttcagagaatgaaaagacTTCCCCAGAAGATATGCTGTTTACTTACAAAGGTATTTTGTATCCTACTGCATTTAGCAGCCCAGAAACTTTGGAAGCTCTGAAATCCCTTGAAATCAGGAGCGACGATGTGATTCTAGCAGGCTATCCTAAAACAG GAACCAACTGGCTTGAAGAAATGGTGAGGGAGCTGGAATCAGCAGATGCTAAATATAcggaagaagaaatgaaagagagaataaatgCTGAAAAGGAGCTACAGATGTTTCCACGTCTAGAGTTTGGAGATCCTGGAATATATGAG AGGATGAAGAAACTGCCTTCCCGAAGAATCATTTCAACCCATCTGCATCCTCatctcctgcccttctccatcCTCCAAGGAAAGGCTAAG GTCCTTGTGCTACTTCGGAACCCCAAAGACACGGCTGTCTCCTATTACCACTTCTACAACAACATGCCAGTGCTGCCATCCTTTGCCTCCTGGGATGAGTACTTTACAGCTTTCATGAATGGGAAAT TGACCTGGGGATCCTACTTTGACCAGTTAGTGGAATGGAACCAATACATTGACCATGAGAAGATCATGATGATAAGCTATGAGGAACTGAAAGAG AACCCAATACTGGGAATGAAAAAGATTGCTGCCTTCTTTGAGTTCTCCCTGGATGAGGAAGATTTTCACAGAATTGCCAAGAAGACCAGTTTCCAAGCCATGAAGGAGAAATCCAAGGAAACCCATGGTAAATTTGGGGACATCCTCTTCCGTAAGG GCATTGTTGGAAGCTGGAGAGACCTCTTCTCTAAAGCTCAGAATGAAGAAATGGACCGAAAATTTGAAGACTCCATAGGGAGAACAAAGCTGGCAGCAAAGATTAAATACAATGTGTACTGCAAGGCCTGA
- the LOC137853978 gene encoding sulfotransferase 6B1-like isoform X2, with the protein MEKPRKKFIDVVDKAMVAASTMDRDELLFSYKGILYPVTVCSPEVFKAMESLEARSDDVILAGYPKSGTNWVGQILSDLVATFEKKTQGEESVNAEDLEEFPYLEVGDAGKFERMNKLPSRRVIFTHLLPDNLPRSIFKSKAKILLLIRNPKDVATSFYHFSNGMSLLPSYETWDDFFIAFMTEKMPWGSYFNYLSEWNKYAADENVMTITYEELKENRALGVKNIAAFFGISLTEEELQGVVERSSFQSMKENSVKTHGALGSILFRKGGVSDWKSLFNEDQNEKMDKAFEEHIAGTKLGMKLKYDVYCKA; encoded by the exons ATGGAAAAGCCCAGGAAGAAATTTATTGATGTGGTAGATAAGGCAATGGTTGCTGCTAGCACAATGGATCGTGATGAACTGCTTTTTTCTTACAAGGGGATTCTCTACCCTGTTACTGTTTGCAGTCCCGAAGTGTTTAAAGCTATGGAGTCCCTTGAAGCCAGAAGTGATGATGTCATTTTAGCAGGATACCCTAAATCTG gTACAAACTGGGTGGGTCAGATCTTAAGTGATCTGGTAGccacatttgaaaagaaaacgCAGGGTGAAGAAAGTGTTAATGCTGAAGACCTAGAAGAATTCCCCTACCTTGAAGTTGGAGATGCTGGGAAATTTGAG CGAATGAACAAGTTACCTTCTCGAAGAGTTATATTTACTCATCTCCTTCCTGACAATCTTCCCAGGTCTATCTTCAAAAGTAAAGCCAAG atATTGCTGTTGATTCGCAATCCAAAAGATGTGGCTAcatctttttatcatttttccaATGGCAtgtctcttcttccttcctatGAGACCTGGGACGATTTCTTCATAGCTTTCATGACAGAGAAAA tgcCCTGGGGATCCTACTTTAATTATCTTTCTGAATGGAACAAGTATGCTGCTGATGAAAATGTTATGACAATAACTTATGAAGAACTAAAAGAG AATCGGGCCCTGGGAGTGAAAAATATCGCTGCTTTCTTTGGGATTTCTCTGACTGAGGAAGAGCTTCAGGGTGTGGTGGAGAGGAGCAGCTTCCAGTCCATGAAGGAGAACTCAGTGAAGACCCACGGGGCGCTGGGCAGCATTCTCTTTCGCAAAG GTGGTGTAAGTGACTGGAAGAGTCTTTTCAATGAAGATCAGAATGAGAAAATGGACAAAGCATTTGAAGAACATATAGCAGGAACTAAACTGGGGATGAAGTTAAAGTATGACGTGTACTGCAAAGCCTGA